Proteins from a single region of Ailuropoda melanoleuca isolate Jingjing chromosome 15, ASM200744v2, whole genome shotgun sequence:
- the LOC100483325 gene encoding DNA dC->dU-editing enzyme APOBEC-3G isoform X2, protein MDAGAEAWDRHLLDEDTFTENFRNDDWPSRTYLCYKPAQGPEPSRHAECYLLEQIQSWNLDPKLHYGVTCFLSWSPCAKCAQKMARFLQENSHVSLKLFASRLYTRERWDEDYKEGLRTLKRAGASIAIMTYREFEHCWKTFVLHDQEGSCFQPWPFLHKESQKFSEKLQAILQGA, encoded by the exons ATGGATGCTGGCGCAGAGGCCTGGGACAG ACACCTCCTGGATGAGGACACCTTCACCGAGAACTTCCGCAACGATGATTGGCCCTCCAGAACCTACCTCTGTTACAAG CCTGCCCAGGGACCTGAGCCCTCCCGCCACGCGGAGTGCTACTTGCTGGAGCAGATCCAGTCCTGGAACCTGGACCCGAAGCTTCACTATGGGGTCACCTGCTTTCTCTCCTGGAGCCCCTGCGCTAAGTGTGCCCAGAAGATGGCTCGGTTCCTGCAGGAGAACAGCCACGTGAGCCTGAAGCTCTTCGCCTCCCGCCTCTATACCCGAGAGCGGTGGGATGAGGATTACAAGGAGGGGCTGCGGACCCTGAAGAGGGCTGGGGCCAGCATCGCCATCATGACCTACAGGG AGTTTGAGCACTGCTGGAAAACCTTCGTGCTCCACGACCAGGAGGGAAGCTGCTTCCAACCCTGGCCATTTCTGCACAAGGAGAGTCAGAAATTCTCTGAGAAACTGCAAGCCATTCTCCAG GGGGCCTGA
- the LOC100483325 gene encoding DNA dC->dU-editing enzyme APOBEC-3G isoform X1, with protein sequence MDAGAEAWDRHLLDEDTFTENFRNDDWPSRTYLCYKVEGPDQGSGVPLGQDKGILHNKPAQGPEPSRHAECYLLEQIQSWNLDPKLHYGVTCFLSWSPCAKCAQKMARFLQENSHVSLKLFASRLYTRERWDEDYKEGLRTLKRAGASIAIMTYREFEHCWKTFVLHDQEGSCFQPWPFLHKESQKFSEKLQAILQGA encoded by the exons ATGGATGCTGGCGCAGAGGCCTGGGACAG ACACCTCCTGGATGAGGACACCTTCACCGAGAACTTCCGCAACGATGATTGGCCCTCCAGAACCTACCTCTGTTACAAGGTGGAGGGTCCTGATCAGGGCTCCGGGGTCCCTCTGGGCCAGGACAAGGGCATCCTACACAATAAG CCTGCCCAGGGACCTGAGCCCTCCCGCCACGCGGAGTGCTACTTGCTGGAGCAGATCCAGTCCTGGAACCTGGACCCGAAGCTTCACTATGGGGTCACCTGCTTTCTCTCCTGGAGCCCCTGCGCTAAGTGTGCCCAGAAGATGGCTCGGTTCCTGCAGGAGAACAGCCACGTGAGCCTGAAGCTCTTCGCCTCCCGCCTCTATACCCGAGAGCGGTGGGATGAGGATTACAAGGAGGGGCTGCGGACCCTGAAGAGGGCTGGGGCCAGCATCGCCATCATGACCTACAGGG AGTTTGAGCACTGCTGGAAAACCTTCGTGCTCCACGACCAGGAGGGAAGCTGCTTCCAACCCTGGCCATTTCTGCACAAGGAGAGTCAGAAATTCTCTGAGAAACTGCAAGCCATTCTCCAG GGGGCCTGA